Genomic DNA from Streptomyces sp. NBC_01571:
TGGGCGCGCTGCAGTCGCGCGGCCACACGGTGGCGATGACGGGCGACGGCGTGAACGACGTCCTGGCCCTCAAGGACGCCGACATCGGCGTGTCCATGGGGTCGGGTTCGGAGGCGACCCGGGCGGTCGCCCAGATCGTGCTGCTCAACAACAGCTTCTCGACGCTGCCCTCGGTGGTGGCGGAGGGCCGCCGGGTCATCGGCAACATCACCCGGGTCGCGACCCTGTTCCTGGTGAAGACCGTCTACTCCGTGCTGCTGGCGGTGCTGGTGGTGTGCTGGCGGGTCGAATACCCCTTCCTGCCCCGGCACCTGACCCTGCTGTCCACTCTGACGATCGGCATCCCGGCGTTCTTCCTCGCGCTCGCCCCCAACACGGAGCGGGCGAGACCGCACTTCGTACGGCGGGTCATGCGCTACTCGATCCCCGGCGGTGTAGTCGCCGGGGTCGCCACCTTCGTGACCTATCTGGTGGCGCGTCACCACTACACCGGGCCCGACCAGTTGAACGCGGAGACCAGCGCCGCGACGCTGACGCTGTTCCTGATCTCGATGTGGGTACTGGCGATCATCGCCCGGCCGTACACCTGGTGGCGGATCGTCCTGGTGGCCTCGATGGGGCTGGCGTTCCTGGTGGTGCTCGTGGTGCCCGCGTTGCAGCACTTCTTCGCGCTGAAGCTCGTCGGTGCGCAGATGCCGTGGATCGCGGTGGGCATCGCCGCGGTGGCGGCGGCCGCCCTGGAGTTCCTGTGGCGATGGGTGGACCGCCGCATTCCCGCGTGAACGGCGCGGTCCCCGCGCCCCTGGAGGGGGCACGGGGACCGTACGACAGCGGGTCGGCGGCCGCCGCCCGGCGTCACGCCGGAGACGGACTAGCGGACGTCGACGTAGTCGCCCGTGGCCTTGACGGCCGGGGTGGTCGAGGTGCCCGCGAAGCTGTAGCGGTAGTAACCGTCGACGGACGCCTTGGTGGTCGTCTTCAGGTTGCCGGTGCCGTCCGTCTTGACGGTCTTGACCGTGGTGTACGTGGTGCTGTTCTTCTTGCGGAACTGCAGCTGGACGGACTGGCCGGTGTAGCCCGCGTACTTGTTCGTCTCCCAGTTGGCGCGGGACAGCTTGCCCGTGACCGTGAGGGTCTTGCCCTTCGTCACCGGCTCCGGGGCGGCGTTGACCGTCAGCTTGGAGTAGCGCTGGACGTTGACGGTGCCGAGGCCGCCCTGGACGGCCATGCCCTCGATCGTCTGACCGCTGGTCTCGATGGCGAGGCCGGCCGCCTTCCAGGAACCCGCCTCGGAGTTCAGCAGGTCACCCTCGGCCGGGCGGATGTCGATGACGGCCTTGCAGCTGGCGGAGGTCGCCGAGGTGGCGGTGCAGCTGCCCGGTTCGTCGCCGAAGAGGAAGCTGGAGGGCTCCTCCACCGAACCGCGGTACAGGAACGGGCCGGCCTGGAAGTCCGGGGAGGTGATGTCGACGTCGGCGCCGTGCTTGAGCGTGTACGTGACGGGGACGACGACGTGGTTGGTGATACCGACGGCGATGGCCTTGCCGTTGTTCACCTTCATGCCGGAGAAGGTGACATCGATGGGCGCCGGGTCCGCGGTCGTCGCGGTGAACGCGGCCCTGCCGGACCCGGAGTGCGCAGCTCCCAGGACCTTGGCGACGTCCGCACGGTAGGAGGAGCCGGAGTCGGCGGCGTGCGCGGCCGGCACGACGAACGCGGAGAGGGCCAGGGCGCCGGTAGCGGCAGCCACAGTGGCTCGAATGCGCATGCGATCCCCAAGTGGAGAAAGGGGCCCCTACGGTGGTCGTTCCTCGCGGCTCGTCGTCACTCGGGGCCCAAGTGATGTGGAGTCTCTTGACTCGGAAGATCAGATCCGTGACAGGAGTGAATGGTTGTACGCGTGGTGAGGATTTTGTGCGTACATGACCAAGGCCGCATCGAGCGGCCCCGCCGGGCCGGTACGGACGGTCGCCGCGCACCGTCCGCACCGGCCGCCCGCCTCAGTCGAACCAGCGGTCCCGGCCCAGTTCCTCCGTGCGGGACGGGTCCTCCAGCAGGGCCGCGACCTCGAAGCGGCGCGGCCACTGTCCGGCGGCCCAGGCGAGGCCGGCCGCCACGCCTTCCAGGGTGGACGCGTGCAGCACCCCGTCCCGGGTACGGCGCCAGTCCAGTCCGGTGCCGTCGACGACGAGTTCCTCGTGCTCGACGTACGAGGTGGGGGCCGAGGGGCCCAGCAGGATCCGTACGGACTCCGGTACGTCGTGTTCGGCGCCCTCGGAGGTCACCTCGCCGGTCACCGACTCGCTGAGGCGCCGCACCTGGAACAGTTCGGCGAGGTCGGCGGCGCGGGACGGGCGGACCGGGAGCAGGGGCATGCCGCCGGTGAAGGGCAGCAGGTCGGGCGAGTCGACGACCACGGCGTCGGCGGCGTCCACCACGGTCACCCGTCCGTCCAGTACCGCGCGCAGCTCGTCCGGCAGGGTCACCCGCTCGGGCTCCAGATCGGCCAGGGCGCCGTACAGGGCGTGCAGTTGGGCCCCGGAGACCTCGCGGTCGGGGTCGGCGAGCCGTTCGAGGAGCTCGGCGGCGCCCCCTGGCTCGTCCAGCAGGGCGGCGACGGACGTGCGGACGCCCAGCGCCCGCAGCACCTGCTCGTCGTCGAAGCCGGTCGCGTCGGCCTCGTCGTACAGCCCGCGCAGGAGCGGGTCGCCGCCCGCGGCGAGCAGCCCGGCCGGGTGACGCCCGTCCAGGACCGGGTGGCCGCGCAGCCACCAGGCGGAGTACGGCCGGACGATCTCGTGGGTGCCGTCCGGGAGCAGGATGCGCACCGGCTGGGTCAGCGCGTCGCGCAGCGGCGGCCGGGACAGCAGCGCGAGCGCCTGCGGCCACCGCTCGTCGTCCACCAGGTCCAGGTCCCGTACGGCGACGATCTCGGTGGCGACGGGCGGTACGGGGGTGTCGGGCAGCCGGTCGAGAACGTCCTCGCACCACACGTCGACGGCGTCCAGCAGCCCCGCGTCGTCTGGTTCGGCGAAGTCGGTGTCGCGGGGCTCCAGTTCGTCCGGGTCGAGGACCACGTCGGTGGCGCGCACCAGGGTGAAGTTGGCGAGCACACCACAGGCGGCGAGCGGCTGCTCGCCCCACCGGTCGGCCAACTCGGAGTCGACGAAGGCGAGTTCGTCCTCGCGCATGACCTGGGCGAACGGGCTGCCGGGCAGCACCAGTTCGCCGGCGGGGGCGAGTTCGCCCTCCTCGTCCGGCAGCGCGAGGGCACCGAGCCAGGGCTCGTCGCCGGGTTCGAGCGCGGCGTCGCGGACCAGGGCGAGGACCAGCTCCGCCACCTCCTCGGCGTCCGGTGCCTGCTCGTCCCAGCCGATCCCCTCGTCGTCGAGCGAGGCGGCGACGGCGGCGCGCACCTGCGGGGTGGTGAGGACCGCGCGGGGAGTGGCCGAGAGGGCGCCCAGCTTCTCCAGCAGCGGGTGGGCGGCGTCCGGGTGGGCGACCTTGAGGCCGAGGCGGGCGAGGGTGTCCGGGGCGGCGGCCCGCATGTCCTCGGAGCCGGGCAGCAGGATCTGCCGGGGCCCCACCGCCGTCCGGCCGTCGGCGAGCGGCACGGGCAGGCCGGACAGCCGGTCCGGGTCGACCCCGGCCAGGCTCTCGTACAGCCGCCACCACCAGCCCGGGTCCTTCTCCAGCCCGGCCAGCCGGTCCACGGCCTCGGCGAGCGGGACACGGGCGACGCCCAGCGTCCGGAGCTCCACCCGGCGCTCCAGGCCGGCGGGCAGCAGACTGGGCAGCACCTCGGCGAGCACCCGGACGGTCTCGGCACCGGCGCCCTCGACGACCTCGGCGTCACGGGGGCGCAGGGCGGCCGGGTGCTCCGCGGCGCTGCTCTCGGGCCAGTCGGCGACGTTGTCCTCGCCGGCGTTCTCCGGCGGGGCGGCCGACGGCAGGAAGGCGGTCCGCGGCAGCCGGTCGAGGATCGCGCGGCGCAGCACGCCGTCCAGCTCGCCCTTGCCGAGCGGGCCCGGCACCAGGTCGATGATCCCGGAGTCCACCGGGCTCCAGGCGGCGAGCAGTTCGGCGTACGCGTCCGCCGCGCGCTCCACCAGGAAGTCGGTGAGCGGGCCCGGGGCGGCGTGCCGCCGGCTGGTGTCGAGCGGCAGGGAGGCGATGAGCAGGGCGGGCACGCCGAGCGGCTCGTCACTGGGGGTCGGCGCGTGCACGACGGGGCTGGTGCGGGGGCGGCCCGGGGTGCCGTCGGTGTCGACCGGGACGGCCCAGGTCACCGACCAGTGCGGACGCAGCCGCTCCTCGACCGGACGGTCGGCGAGGAGGGCCGGGTCCAGGGGGCCGTGGTGGGAGACGGTGCGCCAGCGGGTGGCGCCGTCCCGGGAGTCCTCCAGGGTGACGCCGTGCTCCTCCGACCTGCGGCGCAGCGTCCGTACGTCGCCTCCCGTGCCGCCGTCGCCGATCTCGACGACCACTTCCTCCAGGCCGGGCAGGGCGAGCAGGAGCGCGTCGTCGAGCCCTCGCAGCAGGCGCTCGGCGAGATCCTCGGCGGCGGTGTCCCGCAGCGGGAGGATGACGGCGGTGTCGTACGGGCCCGGGGCGGTGCCCTCGGCCGCGAACGGCAGCCGCAGCAGGGGCACATGGCCGTCGCGGCGGCGGATCTCGTCGCCCAGTCCCGGGCTGTGGCGGGCGGTGTCCGCCGCCAGTTCGCGGGCCTCCGCGAGGGACCAGCGGATACCGCCGTGCCGGCCGACCACGGCGGGCTCGTCGGTGACCGCGACGACCGCGGCGAAGCCGACGCCGAAGCGGCCGACGGCGGTGTCGTGGGCGTCGCGCTTGGCGGAGGCGCGGAGGGTGGAGAGCGACTCGACGCCGGCCGCGTCGAGGGGGGCGCCGGTGTTGGCGGCGACCAGGACCCCGTCGCGGAGGGTGAGCCGGAGGCGGCCGGGGACGTGGGCCCGGGCCGCCGCGTCGGCGGCGTTCTGGGCGAGCTCGACGAGGAGGCGGTCACGGTATCCGCCGAGGACGAGGTCCTCCTCGGCGTTGGCGTCCTCGCGGAACCGGGCCGGGCTGGTGGCCCAGGCGTCCAGCACGCCGCGGCGCAGACGGGCCGTACCGAACGGGTCCGCGCCCTCGGGTGCCGGTTGCACGAACTTGCTCACGGTTCACTCTCCCTCTCGCTTCGCGCGACCGCGAGCGCTGGGCTCGGTCGCGGCACGAAGGTACCGTGCGGGGCGGTGGGGGTCGGTCGCGCAGTTCCCCGCGTTGCCCTGCGGGGTGCGGCCGGGGTCCGGTGGTGGGCTGTGCCATGTGGGCTGGCTGCGGGCCGGTGGGGGCTGGGCGCGCAGTTCCCCGCGCCCCTTCAGGGCGGCACCCGGAGGCACGTCACAGGGGTGCCCGGGAACCAGTGGCAGGCCACGCCATGTGGGCTGGCTGCGGGCCGGTGGGGGCTGAGCGCGCAGTTCCCCGCGCCCCTTCAGAGCGGCTCCTTCAGGGCGGCACCTTCAGAAAGTCACCTTGAGAAGGTCACCTTCAGGGGGTCGCCTTCAGGGGTCGCCTTCAGGGGGTTCTTCGAAGGGGCGGTCCGTGGTGTCAGCCCGTCCGGCGTTTGAGGACGAGGCCGTTCAGGCCGGAGCGGGGGGCCGGGGGCGGCAGCCCCCGGTGACGGGACACCGGGGTTACGAGTGGCCCAGTTCGGACGACGGCTCGTCCGGGGTGATCGAGACCGAACCGGAATCCGGCGAGGGCCGGAGCGGGAAGGGATCGACCCGGGTCTCGTCGATGACCGGCGGCGCCGGCCGCGGCGGCGCCGGCATGACCGCGGCCTCGGAGTGCCCCCCGCACCCGTACGAGAGCGCCACGACCCGCCCGTCCGCCGGCGAGAACTCATTCGCACAGACACCGAACGCCTGTCCGAGTGAGCCCCCGATCGGATTCAGGAAGCCGCAGCTGACGCACGACGCGGGCGCCGCCTGCGCCATCGCCGTCTTGGGCCCGTACGACTCCTCCCACCGGTCGGCCGCGACATGCAGCCCGTACCGGGAGAGCACCCGCGCCCGGCGCAGTCCGAGCTCCTCCGCCACCGCCGCGATCGAACCGCGGCGCGGCGCGAACGGAAGGTGCGCGGGAACGCCCTCCGTCACCTCCGCGTCCTCCGCCTCCACCAGCTCGGCCATGTCCTCCGAGACGGCGGAGTTCGGCGCGGGCTCGTCCTCACCGGAGAAACCGGGTTCGAGCCGCAGATCCTCGGCGTCCGTGGGCAGCAGGTCCCCGGGGCCCATGTCACCGGGCCGCAGCCGCTCGCTCCACGGCACCCACTCGGGCGCGAGAAGGGCGTCGGAGCCGGGCAGCAGCACCGTCTCGTCCAGGGTGACGATCTTCGCCCGGGAGGCACGGGCGACCGTCACGGCCCAGCGCCAGCCCCGGTAGCCGAACTCCTTGCACTCGAAGTAGTGCGTGACGACACGGTCCCCCTCGGAGACCACCCCCAGGTGTTCACCGACGACGCCGGGGGCGGCTGCCTCCTCGGCGGCGGTGCGCGCGAGGTCGACGGCCTCGGCGCACAGACGGTCGGGGGTGCGGCTTCGCGTGGTCGCTGCGCTCACAGGTATCGCTTCTCTCCTACGCCGTCTCACGGGTGCGCCCTTCCTCGGCGGCGGTGCGGACGGAGCGGACCGGTGGGCCGCGTCGACGTCCGCGCCCGATCGCGCTCGGGCGCACCTACGCCATCCATTCTGCGGGATGGCCGAGAGGCGCGCGGCCGAGAACAACCGCCGCAGGCGCGTTACGCACGCTACCTTCTCCTGAGCCCTGGGCCCACACCGGCGGGGCGCTTCCGCACTCCGCGCCGGTGTTCTTCGCCGTCGCGAGGCGGCGTTTTCCCACTGTCCGCCCCTTCTCTGCCGGACCGGAAGGCGCTCCGCCGCGCCGCTCCCGGTCGGCCGGAAAGCGCGCCCGGCCCCTCCACGGGCGGCCCGGCACGGGCCCGCACCGGCCCCACTCGGCCTCTATACGCGCGGTAACCGCACTACCCACGCCATTCTCGGGGCACTATTGCGGAGTGGCAGCCGCGAGGTCGTCCCCAGGAGCAGCCGGAATCGGCAGCACCAAGGGGAACATTCGAAGGGGCGGATCGGGCCGGATGAGCGGGTCCGTCCGCGCGGTCGGCCGTGCCCTGCACTTCCCGTTCACCGGCACGGCCCGCGGAATCCGCAAGGCGACGCACGCGCACGGGGCGGGCGAGTCGGGCCTCGGCAAACTGATCGAGCTGCACGCGGTCAACGGCGCCGGCGACGTCATGATCACCATCGCCCTCGCCTCCACCGTCTTCTTCTCCGTGCCCACCGACGAGGCCCGCGGCCGCGTCGCCCTCTACCTCGCCATCACCATGGCGCCCTTCACCCTCCTCGCCCCGGTGATCGGCCCGCTCCTGGACCGCCTGCCGCACGGCCGCCGGGCCGCGATGGCCGGCGCGATGCTCGCCCGGGCGATGCTCGCGCTGCTGCTGTCGGGCGCGGTCGTGAGCGGCAGCCTGGAGCTGTATCCCGCCGCGCTGGGGGTGCTCGTCGCGTCCAAGGCGTACGGGGTGGTGCGCAGCGCCGTCGTACCCCGGCTGCTCCCGCCCGGGTTCTCCCTGGTGAAGGCCAACTCACGGGTCACCCTCGGCGGACTCCTCGCCACCGGCGTCGCCGCGCCCGTCGGAGCGGGACTGCAGGCCCTCGGTCCGCGCTACCCGCTCTACGGCGCCTTCGCGATCTTCGTCGCGGGGACGTTCCTGTCGTTCACGCTGCCGCCGAAGGTCGACTCGGCCAAGGGCGAGGACAGGGCGCTGCTGGCCGCCGACGAGGACCATGTGCGCCGGCCGCAGCGGGAGAGGACACCACGACCAGGACTGCGCACCGTCGGTACGGCGGTCACCCACGCCCTCGCCGCCAACGCCGCCCTGCGCTGCCTCTCCGGCTTCCTGATCTTCTTCCTCGCCTTCCTGCTGCGCGAGCATCCGCTCTCCGGCCAGAGCGCGGCCGTCTCGCTCGGGATCGTGGGCGTGTCGGCCGGCGCTGGCAACGCGCTCGGCACCGCGGTCGGGGCCTGGCTGAAATCCCGCGCCCCCGAGATCATCGTCGTGACCGTCGTGGCGTGCGTGCTGGGCGCCGCGATCACCGCCGCCCTCTTCTTCGGGGCCGTCCTGGTGGCCTGCCTCACGGCGGTCGCCGGGTTCTCGCAGGCACTCGCCAAGCTGTCCCTGGACGCGCTGATCCAGCGGGACGTGCCGGAGCTCGTACGGACCTCCGCCTTCGCGCGCTCCGAGACGCTGCTGCAGGTGGCCTGGGTGTTCGGCGGCGCGATCGGCATCGTGCTGCCCCTCAACGGCACGCTGGGCCTCTCCGTGGCGGCCGCGATCGTCGCCGTCGGGTGGCTCACCACCGTCCGGGGGCTGATCGGCGCGGCCCGGCACGGGGGCACGGCGCGGCCACGCGTGGCATGACTGCGGCACGCCGTACCCCACGTGGGGAGAGCGGTGCACGTGCCCGATAGCCTTCGGCCATGACCTCCCTGCCCCGCGGCAGAGCCGCCAATGGACATCACCGTCGCGCCGTTGCCGCTCTCGGCGCCGTTTCCGCCGGACTTCTCGTCCTGTCCGCCTGTGACAAGCCGACGCCGCTGGCCACGATCACGGTCGGCAAGAGCTCGGTGAGTTCCGAGACCGACTGCTACAACGACGGCAAGGCGGTGAGCAGCGCGGACCTGGCCAAGTGCCTCAAGGCCAAGGACATCAAGTCCATCAAGGTCGACCCCGATGACACCGTGCGGTTCGGCGTGGACCCGAAGATCGCGGACAACGGCTGGACGATCCTGATGAACGGTCAGCCGCTGACCGAATCCAGCAAGAAGACGTACCGGACGATCCCGGGAAGCGTGTTCTTCAACGCCCAGTACGGGGCCAGCGGCAACTCCACGCTCGTCTCCATCAAGGAGGGCGACAAGACGGTGACCGGACTGTGGTCGTTCAAGCTCAAGAAGGACGCCTGATCGCGGCCGCTGGGCCGAAGGTGCTGGTGGCCACCGCGGTTCCGGTCGAACGGGACGCGGTGGCCGGGGCGTTCGCGGGCCCGCACCATGAGGTGCGGCTCCCCGGGGTGACCCTCCACCGGCTGTCGCCCGCCCCCGCCGTCACGCCGCCCGGCGCCGCCCAGGCCGCCGGGCCGACCCTCGATCTGCTGGCCGCCGGTGTCGGCCCCGCCCTCGCCGCCGCCTCCGCCGCCGCCGCGCTCACCGCGGGCGCCCTCGAAGGCGCCCCCTACGACCTGGTCGTCTCCGCCGGGATCGGCGGCGGTTTCCAGCCGGACGCACCCGTCGGGTCCCTCGTCGTCGCCGACGAGATCACCGCAGCGGATCTCGGCGCCGAGACCCCGGACGGGTTCCTCCCGGTGACGGAACTCGGCTTCGGCACCGTCACTCACCGTCCGCCGGAAGCACTCGTACGAGAGCTCGTGGCGGTCACCGGCGCACGCGCCGGGACCGTACTGACCGTGTCCACCGTGACCGGCACCGCCGAGCGCACCGACGCACTGCGCGCCCGGCACCCCCGCGCCCTCGCCGAGGCCATGGAGGGCTTCGGCGTGGCCGAGGCCGCCGCCGCCCACGGCGTGCCCGTACTGGAGCTGCGCGCGGTGTCGAACGCCGTCGGCCCGCGCGACCGCGCCGCCTGGCGCATCGGCGAGGCTCTCACGGCCCTCACCGAGGGTTTCGGGAAGCTCGCGCCCGTCCTGGAGAGTTGGAACCCACATGAGCCCTGAGAAGCTGCCCGAGCCCCTGCGGATCGCGTACTCGCCCTGCCCGAACGACACCTTCGTCTTCGACGCCTGGGCCCACGGCCGCGTCCCCGGCGCGCCCCCCCTCGATGTGACCTTCGCGGACATCGACATCACCAACGGCATGGCCGAGCGCGGTAAGTTCGACGTACTGAAGGTGTCGTACGCCGTGCTGCCGTACGTCCTCGACGAGTACGCGCTGCTGCCCTGCGGCGGCGCGCTCGGCCGGGGCTGCGGCCCGCTGGTGCTGACCCGGGAGGCGGCGGGCGGGGACACCGCCCGACCCGGCGGGAGCCGAGGGGCCGGGGGACTCACGGGCGCTACGGTCGCCGTGCCGAGCGAGAGGTCGACGGCGTACCTGCTCTTCCGTCTGTGGGCGGCGGACCAGGTGCCGGGCGGCGTGGGCGAGATCGTCGTGATGCCGTTCCACGAGATCATGCCCGCCGTACGGGACGGGAAGGTCGACGCCGGACTCGTCATCCACGAAGCCCGTTTCACGTACCAGAACTACGGCCTGCACAAGCTCGCCGACATGGGGGAGCACTGGGAGCTGACGACCGGGCTGCCCATCCCCCTCGGCGCGATCATCGCCAAACGCTCGCTGGGACAGGAACGCCTGACCGAACTCGCCGCCGCGACCCGCGCCTCGGTCCGCGCCGCCTGGGACGATCCCGAGGCCTCCCGCCCGTACGTCCTCGCGCACGCCCAGGAGATGGACCCCGCCGTCGCCGACCAGCACATCGGCCTGTACGTCAACGAGTTCACCGCCGACCTCGGCGAGGACGGCTACGCGGCGATCCGCGGCCTGCTCACGCGCGCCGCGGCCGAGGGACTGGTGCCGCCCCTCGGCCCGGACGCGCTGAGGTTCCCGTAGCCCGGCGTTGCCGTGACCAGGGGTTCCCGTGACCGGGGCTACACGTCGAGTTGGTCGGCGACCGCCCGCAGCAGGCCCGCGATCTTCTTCCCGGAGGTCTTCTCCGGGTAACGGCCCTTCTCCAGCATCGGTGTGATGTTCTCGAGGAGGGTCGTCAGGTCCTGCACGATCGAGGCCAGTTCGTCCGGTTTGCGGCGCTGGGCGGCCGCGACGGAGGGGGTCGGGTCCAGGATGGTCACCGAGAGCGCCTGGTCGCCGCGCTGACCGGCGACGACGCCGAACTCCACACGCTGGCCCGGCTTGAGAGCATCGACTCCGGCGGGCAGGACCGAGGAATGGACGAAGACGTCGCCGCCGTCGTCGCGGGAGAGAAAGCCGAAGCCCTTCTCGCTGTTGAACCACTTGACCTGGCCGGTAGGCACGTCTGTCCTCGTCCTCGTACTCGTCGGGAAACGCTCTGAAAACTGCTCGGGCACTTACGTCGGAAGTTGCTCCGGCAACTTCGGGCAACCACTGGGAAACTGCTCTGGACAGCACTGCAGCGGGCCGTCCGACCCGCCGGTACCAAGGCTAATGGTCCGGGGGCCACTGACAAGACGTCGCCTGACTGTTCCTTCGCGCTGGGAACTACCCTGGTCCGGTGCGTGACAAAACCCAACCGAATTCCGCAGAACCGGGTGACCGGCTGATCCGCGCCGGTGCACTCGTGTTCTTTGCCGGTGCCGTGGCCACACTCGTCACCGTGGCCCCGCTGCTTCTCGACACCAAACCCTTTCCGACCTACATGTTCGGATTGAGCATGCTCATGGGCGTCGGTTTTCTCATCGCCGGAGCCGGGGTGTTCCGGTCGGTCGCGGCCGGCCGCCGCCGGGCCCGCGCGGTTCAGGCGGGCGCGGCCTCGCGGTAGCCGCCCAGCCACGCCGGGAAGTGCGTCAGGTCGGTGAGGACGACGTCCGCGCCGGCCGCGCGCAGCTCCGCCGCGTCGCACGGCCCGGTGGCCACGGCGACGGAGTACGCGTCCGCG
This window encodes:
- a CDS encoding sacsin N-terminal ATP-binding-like domain-containing protein: MSKFVQPAPEGADPFGTARLRRGVLDAWATSPARFREDANAEEDLVLGGYRDRLLVELAQNAADAAARAHVPGRLRLTLRDGVLVAANTGAPLDAAGVESLSTLRASAKRDAHDTAVGRFGVGFAAVVAVTDEPAVVGRHGGIRWSLAEARELAADTARHSPGLGDEIRRRDGHVPLLRLPFAAEGTAPGPYDTAVILPLRDTAAEDLAERLLRGLDDALLLALPGLEEVVVEIGDGGTGGDVRTLRRRSEEHGVTLEDSRDGATRWRTVSHHGPLDPALLADRPVEERLRPHWSVTWAVPVDTDGTPGRPRTSPVVHAPTPSDEPLGVPALLIASLPLDTSRRHAAPGPLTDFLVERAADAYAELLAAWSPVDSGIIDLVPGPLGKGELDGVLRRAILDRLPRTAFLPSAAPPENAGEDNVADWPESSAAEHPAALRPRDAEVVEGAGAETVRVLAEVLPSLLPAGLERRVELRTLGVARVPLAEAVDRLAGLEKDPGWWWRLYESLAGVDPDRLSGLPVPLADGRTAVGPRQILLPGSEDMRAAAPDTLARLGLKVAHPDAAHPLLEKLGALSATPRAVLTTPQVRAAVAASLDDEGIGWDEQAPDAEEVAELVLALVRDAALEPGDEPWLGALALPDEEGELAPAGELVLPGSPFAQVMREDELAFVDSELADRWGEQPLAACGVLANFTLVRATDVVLDPDELEPRDTDFAEPDDAGLLDAVDVWCEDVLDRLPDTPVPPVATEIVAVRDLDLVDDERWPQALALLSRPPLRDALTQPVRILLPDGTHEIVRPYSAWWLRGHPVLDGRHPAGLLAAGGDPLLRGLYDEADATGFDDEQVLRALGVRTSVAALLDEPGGAAELLERLADPDREVSGAQLHALYGALADLEPERVTLPDELRAVLDGRVTVVDAADAVVVDSPDLLPFTGGMPLLPVRPSRAADLAELFQVRRLSESVTGEVTSEGAEHDVPESVRILLGPSAPTSYVEHEELVVDGTGLDWRRTRDGVLHASTLEGVAAGLAWAAGQWPRRFEVAALLEDPSRTEELGRDRWFD
- a CDS encoding DUF3027 domain-containing protein, coding for MSAATTRSRTPDRLCAEAVDLARTAAEEAAAPGVVGEHLGVVSEGDRVVTHYFECKEFGYRGWRWAVTVARASRAKIVTLDETVLLPGSDALLAPEWVPWSERLRPGDMGPGDLLPTDAEDLRLEPGFSGEDEPAPNSAVSEDMAELVEAEDAEVTEGVPAHLPFAPRRGSIAAVAEELGLRRARVLSRYGLHVAADRWEESYGPKTAMAQAAPASCVSCGFLNPIGGSLGQAFGVCANEFSPADGRVVALSYGCGGHSEAAVMPAPPRPAPPVIDETRVDPFPLRPSPDSGSVSITPDEPSSELGHS
- a CDS encoding MFS transporter, which encodes MAAARSSPGAAGIGSTKGNIRRGGSGRMSGSVRAVGRALHFPFTGTARGIRKATHAHGAGESGLGKLIELHAVNGAGDVMITIALASTVFFSVPTDEARGRVALYLAITMAPFTLLAPVIGPLLDRLPHGRRAAMAGAMLARAMLALLLSGAVVSGSLELYPAALGVLVASKAYGVVRSAVVPRLLPPGFSLVKANSRVTLGGLLATGVAAPVGAGLQALGPRYPLYGAFAIFVAGTFLSFTLPPKVDSAKGEDRALLAADEDHVRRPQRERTPRPGLRTVGTAVTHALAANAALRCLSGFLIFFLAFLLREHPLSGQSAAVSLGIVGVSAGAGNALGTAVGAWLKSRAPEIIVVTVVACVLGAAITAALFFGAVLVACLTAVAGFSQALAKLSLDALIQRDVPELVRTSAFARSETLLQVAWVFGGAIGIVLPLNGTLGLSVAAAIVAVGWLTTVRGLIGAARHGGTARPRVA
- a CDS encoding DUF2771 domain-containing protein — encoded protein: MTSLPRGRAANGHHRRAVAALGAVSAGLLVLSACDKPTPLATITVGKSSVSSETDCYNDGKAVSSADLAKCLKAKDIKSIKVDPDDTVRFGVDPKIADNGWTILMNGQPLTESSKKTYRTIPGSVFFNAQYGASGNSTLVSIKEGDKTVTGLWSFKLKKDA
- a CDS encoding futalosine hydrolase, translated to MATAVPVERDAVAGAFAGPHHEVRLPGVTLHRLSPAPAVTPPGAAQAAGPTLDLLAAGVGPALAAASAAAALTAGALEGAPYDLVVSAGIGGGFQPDAPVGSLVVADEITAADLGAETPDGFLPVTELGFGTVTHRPPEALVRELVAVTGARAGTVLTVSTVTGTAERTDALRARHPRALAEAMEGFGVAEAAAAHGVPVLELRAVSNAVGPRDRAAWRIGEALTALTEGFGKLAPVLESWNPHEP
- a CDS encoding 1,4-dihydroxy-6-naphthoate synthase; this encodes MSPEKLPEPLRIAYSPCPNDTFVFDAWAHGRVPGAPPLDVTFADIDITNGMAERGKFDVLKVSYAVLPYVLDEYALLPCGGALGRGCGPLVLTREAAGGDTARPGGSRGAGGLTGATVAVPSERSTAYLLFRLWAADQVPGGVGEIVVMPFHEIMPAVRDGKVDAGLVIHEARFTYQNYGLHKLADMGEHWELTTGLPIPLGAIIAKRSLGQERLTELAAATRASVRAAWDDPEASRPYVLAHAQEMDPAVADQHIGLYVNEFTADLGEDGYAAIRGLLTRAAAEGLVPPLGPDALRFP
- a CDS encoding cold-shock protein yields the protein MPTGQVKWFNSEKGFGFLSRDDGGDVFVHSSVLPAGVDALKPGQRVEFGVVAGQRGDQALSVTILDPTPSVAAAQRRKPDELASIVQDLTTLLENITPMLEKGRYPEKTSGKKIAGLLRAVADQLDV